The Methanosphaera sp. BMS genome contains a region encoding:
- a CDS encoding DUF106 domain-containing protein, with amino-acid sequence MSYLDSILNPIIAIDPNPSNPLITVLIIAALIAFFIVILQKLLIDYDKMEEIQGEMKELQNELRQAQKSGDPKALAKVQKKQMDFMPKQKDLMTMQFKPTLITMIPILLVFYGMVGNHTISHMVINISQSQYYLLLMPIWNIFWTQANPLTINFFGWYILCSFAFSFVFRRLLGLKTV; translated from the coding sequence ATGTCTTATCTCGATTCAATATTAAATCCAATTATAGCAATTGATCCTAATCCATCAAATCCATTGATAACGGTATTAATAATTGCGGCATTAATTGCATTTTTTATAGTAATTCTTCAGAAATTACTTATAGATTATGATAAAATGGAAGAAATACAAGGTGAAATGAAAGAGTTGCAGAATGAATTACGACAGGCTCAAAAGTCAGGTGATCCAAAGGCATTGGCTAAGGTTCAGAAAAAACAGATGGACTTCATGCCTAAACAAAAGGATTTAATGACTATGCAGTTTAAGCCTACACTAATTACCATGATACCTATATTACTTGTATTCTATGGTATGGTGGGTAATCATACAATTAGCCATATGGTAATAAACATATCACAGTCACAATATTACCTATTGCTAATGCCTATCTGGAATATCTTCTGGACTCAAGCAAATCCGTTGACCATCAATTTCTTTGGATGGTACATCTTATGCTCATTTGCTTTTTCATTTGTATTCAGAAGACTACTCGGTTTAAAAACCGTATAG
- a CDS encoding 50S ribosomal protein L14e encodes MPAIEKGRVCVKIAGRESGKKCVIVDVIDENFVEIVGNEVKNKRCNIKHLEPVDATVEVSDDIEAVKEALANL; translated from the coding sequence ATGCCAGCAATAGAAAAAGGAAGAGTATGTGTTAAAATCGCAGGAAGAGAATCTGGGAAAAAATGTGTTATCGTAGACGTTATTGATGAAAACTTCGTTGAAATCGTTGGAAATGAAGTTAAAAACAAAAGATGTAACATCAAACACTTAGAACCAGTGGATGCAACTGTTGAAGTATCAGATGATATTGAAGCAGTTAAAGAAGCTTTAGCTAACTTATAA
- a CDS encoding DUF2085 domain-containing protein, which yields MNFLNLICHRKPERSFFIRGHQFPLCARCTGFYTTMILYTVYAYHVPIVYTPEYVLFGILLCIPTVLDGTTQLFDFRHSNNYLRLSTGLLGGIGLMIIIKFLKLIILTYVL from the coding sequence ATGAATTTTTTAAATTTAATATGTCACAGAAAACCTGAACGTTCATTCTTTATTAGAGGACATCAGTTTCCACTTTGTGCCAGATGCACAGGCTTCTATACAACCATGATACTATATACAGTCTATGCATATCATGTTCCAATAGTCTACACACCCGAATACGTATTATTCGGTATCTTATTATGTATTCCTACTGTCTTGGATGGAACGACTCAGTTGTTTGATTTCCGACACAGCAATAACTATTTAAGATTATCGACTGGACTTTTAGGTGGTATTGGACTGATGATAATCATTAAATTCTTAAAATTAATAATTTTGACCTATGTTCTATAG
- the cmk gene encoding (d)CMP kinase — protein MIITIGGLAGTGTSTAAINLSEKLDIPYISAGDVFRKMAVEYNMDLLEFSEFAEGNDDIDKALDKRQAEMAAEADDLIVEGRISAHFVDADYRIWLMAPDNIRAERISYREAKSIDTVNREIKERTDSERKRYKEIHGINIDDLSLYDIVINTDTFDSEATVNIIINCIKEKNK, from the coding sequence ATGATTATTACTATAGGTGGACTTGCAGGAACAGGAACGTCTACAGCGGCTATTAATCTATCTGAAAAATTAGACATTCCTTACATTTCTGCAGGGGATGTTTTTAGGAAAATGGCGGTTGAATATAATATGGACTTACTTGAATTCAGCGAGTTTGCTGAAGGTAATGATGATATTGACAAAGCCCTTGATAAAAGGCAGGCCGAGATGGCCGCCGAAGCTGACGATTTAATTGTTGAAGGACGTATATCGGCACACTTTGTTGATGCCGATTATCGTATATGGCTCATGGCTCCGGATAACATTCGTGCAGAACGTATCAGTTACAGAGAAGCTAAAAGCATAGATACGGTTAATCGTGAGATTAAAGAAAGAACAGATAGTGAAAGAAAAAGATACAAGGAAATTCATGGTATTAACATTGATGACTTGTCATTATATGATATAGTCATCAACACGGATACCTTTGATTCTGAAGCTACTGTTAACATTATTATAAATTGTATTAAAGAAAAAAATAAATAG
- a CDS encoding adenylate kinase, with product MNIVVLAGIPGTGSTTVLNEVLKKVDYVNINYGNVMFDIASEKGLVETRDDMRKLNPEIQKDVQKQAAERIHKMAENDNVIIDTHCSIKTPKGFLPGLPIWVLEQLQPTQFILVEADASEIMYRRMTDDTRVRDMEYTDEIDLHQSVAKSTAMSYAVLTGATVAIVQNHDNGLDDAVSEIVDILS from the coding sequence ATGAACATAGTAGTACTTGCAGGTATACCTGGTACAGGTAGTACAACTGTATTAAATGAAGTATTAAAAAAAGTAGATTATGTTAACATCAATTATGGAAATGTAATGTTTGATATTGCAAGTGAAAAAGGTTTAGTGGAAACACGTGACGACATGCGTAAACTAAATCCTGAAATACAAAAAGACGTGCAAAAACAAGCAGCTGAAAGAATCCATAAAATGGCAGAAAACGATAATGTTATCATCGATACCCATTGTTCAATTAAAACACCAAAAGGTTTCCTACCTGGATTACCAATATGGGTTTTAGAACAACTACAACCGACACAATTCATATTGGTTGAAGCAGACGCCAGTGAAATCATGTACAGAAGAATGACTGATGATACCCGTGTACGTGACATGGAGTATACAGATGAAATAGACTTACATCAATCAGTGGCAAAATCAACGGCTATGAGTTATGCGGTGCTAACCGGTGCAACAGTGGCTATAGTACAAAACCACGACAACGGTTTGGATGATGCAGTATCTGAAATTGTTGATATTTTATCATAA
- a CDS encoding S-layer family protein, which produces MKKIKEVLLFVIVLVLLVGVATANEVSTEADTPTSDTPLILEKAVQEKSTVSPSDTNTVENIKQKTNTNQTKTTKNIQKNTNNLKKDTTVDSWTTLNSTITDATEDTTITLTGETYTANGTITFNQAITITIDGNGQTIDGNQTQVFYINSGSSVILKNITIINAKNTGGYGGAIDNGGNLTIINSTLKNNTAQYGGAINNNNGNITIIDSNLNNNTATGQTNGRGGAIYNNEGGNLTITQSNLTQNKATGQRYEYGGAIYNTGTINITQSNLTQNTATGQGQNGDGYGVGGAIYNNGGTINITQSNLTQNNATGQYGVGGAIYNTGSGTFNINNTNLNNNTATGQKDGQGGAIYNYYGGNLTITQSNLNNNTASSDGGAIENNGLLTIIHSILENNKAGNPNDGTGLGGAIDNYDGSFNISNSTLTNNTANQDGGAIYNEWGVVVVEDNYFIANNAPQNGEPIKVVAGSQNVKIEDNIGDDRTVYNNTIYIVTSGQGSARVVGNVFYDEKVNTTLTISSNNTNPYVYDVINLTFHLTDMNNKNLSHQQIIIKINNQEQTLQTNQYGIAYLEYIPVNNQTITVNASHPETTSYNYSTQSILIPVEKINTTLNISKSDEMVYVNKTFNITVELLDVDKNGVKDANITLTIKNTTDTLLTYNNLTGENGKLIYPVTVNSNDTITVEAKYANESTVYKDASATLEFDVEYEQLNTTIEATINNTQPYVNDTINITYTLKDQLGYTLPGQKILVTIKDQTNTITTNTDGIASIEYTPTNNQTTTITATYKANKPYQENSTTIQITANKIDTQLTLTVSNNTPINSTPINITATLKDKNNKTLNNTPITITIGEETFTLNTNEKGTVTQTYTPKKVETQTITATYPGNDMYNTNTTTTQINVYKIDTKLTLTVSNSTPVNSTSITITATLTDATGNKLANQNITVTVADKTFNIKTNSNGVATQNYTPTTLGKQTITATYNGDSQHNNSPEQTTTINIIKIDTKLSVKVSNTTPINNTPINITVTLTDTNGNKLANQNITIKVSDKTLNVKTNSNGVATQTYTPTKVEKQTITVTYNGTSQYINSTATTTITVKNINTKLLVKVSNSTPVNNTNITITATLTDTDNKAIANQNITLNVAGKTFNVKTNSNGVATQTYTPTTLGKQTITANYKGDSKYINSTATTTITVKKINTKLDLKVSNTTPINNTQVTITVTLTDADNNKLANQQVTLNINGKTVTAKTNNTGIITQTYTPTKVETQNITATYAGDSRYNNSTKTIRITVKNKIKTQTTVNPATGVIGEKLTIKATVTDTNGNNVNEGNLIFKVNGVTIKDNGKLTGSNNPLKVKVVNGVATATIIPDINMTNAKNITAYYVGTTIYNASTSSPASINISKRNATIEVTTNKKIIKQGQVLTITAKIYDTTNGKKTSNITRYQDEYVYFKINGITLKDANGEMLKVKIINGTATVNYTIPLGISCVTDMQTLTPKNHTIQVGLYNKNYQNIMTKTPTFQVERSNITINLANATINNKTHTLSMKITIKDYLKNTVAGPNKLVIKINGVTLKNGTNVQYYYTTDGVLNLKNIPVPQSKNYTSIEVITQDRLAYNSQRNTTKVIKITN; this is translated from the coding sequence ATGAAAAAAATAAAAGAAGTACTGTTATTTGTCATAGTATTAGTACTCTTAGTGGGAGTTGCAACGGCAAATGAAGTATCCACCGAAGCAGACACACCCACTAGCGATACACCCCTAATACTTGAAAAAGCAGTACAAGAAAAATCAACAGTATCACCAAGTGATACAAATACAGTAGAAAATATAAAACAAAAAACGAATACAAATCAGACAAAAACCACAAAAAACATACAAAAAAACACAAATAACCTAAAAAAAGATACAACAGTAGATTCATGGACTACACTTAACAGTACAATAACTGATGCAACAGAAGATACAACTATAACACTAACAGGAGAAACATATACAGCTAACGGTACAATTACTTTTAATCAGGCGATAACAATTACTATTGACGGTAACGGACAAACCATAGACGGAAACCAAACACAAGTATTTTATATTAATAGTGGCTCTTCAGTAATTCTTAAAAACATCACAATAATAAATGCCAAAAACACTGGTGGATATGGTGGAGCAATAGACAACGGTGGAAACTTAACCATAATAAACAGCACACTCAAAAACAACACAGCACAATATGGAGGAGCAATAAACAACAACAACGGTAACATAACAATAATAGACTCCAACCTCAACAACAACACCGCAACAGGACAAACAAATGGACGTGGAGGTGCAATATACAACAACGAAGGTGGTAATCTTACCATAACACAATCCAACCTCACACAAAACAAGGCAACAGGACAAAGATATGAGTATGGAGGTGCAATATACAACACTGGTACTATTAACATAACACAATCCAACCTCACACAAAACACAGCAACAGGACAAGGACAAAATGGAGATGGATATGGAGTTGGAGGTGCAATATACAACAACGGTGGTACTATTAACATAACACAATCCAACCTCACACAAAACAACGCAACAGGACAATATGGAGTTGGAGGTGCAATATACAACACAGGCAGTGGTACTTTTAACATAAACAACACCAACCTCAACAATAACACAGCAACAGGACAAAAAGATGGACAGGGAGGTGCAATATACAACTACTATGGGGGTAATCTTACCATAACACAATCCAACCTCAACAATAACACCGCAAGCAGTGATGGGGGTGCAATAGAAAACAATGGTTTGCTAACAATCATACACTCCATACTGGAAAACAACAAAGCAGGAAATCCTAATGATGGAACTGGTCTTGGAGGTGCAATAGATAACTATGATGGGTCATTTAATATTTCTAACTCTACATTGACAAACAACACTGCAAACCAAGATGGGGGTGCAATATACAACGAGTGGGGTGTTGTGGTTGTTGAGGATAATTATTTCATAGCCAACAACGCACCCCAAAACGGTGAGCCAATTAAAGTAGTAGCTGGTAGTCAAAACGTTAAAATAGAGGATAATATAGGTGATGATAGAACTGTATACAATAATACAATATACATAGTTACATCCGGTCAGGGTAGTGCTCGTGTTGTGGGTAATGTGTTCTATGATGAGAAGGTTAACACTACACTTACAATATCATCTAATAACACTAATCCATATGTATATGATGTTATTAATTTAACATTCCACTTAACAGACATGAATAATAAAAACCTATCACATCAGCAAATAATCATAAAAATTAACAATCAGGAACAGACACTTCAAACAAACCAATATGGAATCGCCTACCTGGAATACATACCAGTAAACAATCAAACAATCACAGTAAATGCGTCACATCCTGAAACAACAAGTTATAATTACTCAACCCAGAGTATATTAATACCTGTTGAAAAAATAAACACGACACTTAATATAAGTAAAAGTGATGAGATGGTATATGTTAATAAAACATTTAACATAACTGTAGAATTACTTGATGTGGATAAAAATGGAGTAAAAGATGCCAACATAACACTAACAATAAAAAACACAACAGATACTCTACTAACATATAATAATCTAACAGGTGAAAACGGTAAGTTAATATATCCTGTAACTGTAAATAGCAATGACACGATAACAGTTGAAGCAAAATATGCAAATGAATCCACAGTATATAAGGATGCTAGTGCTACTCTTGAATTTGATGTAGAATATGAACAGTTAAACACGACAATAGAAGCCACCATAAACAATACACAGCCATACGTAAATGATACAATAAACATAACCTACACCCTAAAAGACCAACTAGGATACACACTACCAGGACAAAAAATACTCGTAACAATAAAAGACCAGACAAATACGATAACAACAAACACGGACGGTATTGCAAGTATAGAATACACGCCAACAAACAACCAAACAACAACAATAACCGCAACATACAAGGCAAACAAGCCATACCAAGAAAACAGCACAACAATACAAATCACCGCAAACAAAATAGACACACAACTAACACTAACAGTATCCAATAATACACCAATAAATAGCACACCAATCAACATAACAGCAACACTAAAAGACAAAAACAATAAAACACTAAACAACACGCCAATAACAATCACAATAGGCGAGGAAACATTCACCCTCAACACAAACGAAAAAGGAACAGTAACACAAACTTACACTCCTAAAAAAGTTGAAACACAAACAATCACCGCCACATACCCTGGAAACGATATGTACAACACGAACACAACAACAACACAAATAAACGTATATAAAATAGACACAAAACTAACACTAACAGTATCCAACAGTACACCAGTAAACAGTACAAGCATTACAATTACAGCAACACTAACAGATGCAACTGGTAACAAACTTGCAAACCAAAACATCACAGTAACTGTTGCCGATAAAACATTCAACATAAAAACCAATAGCAACGGTGTAGCAACCCAAAACTATACACCAACAACACTAGGAAAACAAACAATAACTGCTACATATAATGGAGACAGTCAACACAACAACAGTCCAGAACAAACAACAACAATAAACATCATAAAAATAGACACCAAACTATCTGTAAAAGTATCCAACACCACACCAATAAACAACACACCAATCAACATAACCGTAACACTAACAGATACCAATGGTAACAAACTAGCAAACCAAAACATTACAATAAAAGTAAGTGATAAAACATTAAATGTAAAAACCAATAGCAATGGTGTAGCAACACAAACATACACGCCAACCAAAGTAGAAAAACAAACAATAACCGTAACATACAATGGAACTAGCCAATACATTAACAGTACAGCAACAACCACCATAACCGTTAAGAATATTAACACCAAACTATTAGTAAAAGTATCCAACAGTACACCAGTAAACAATACAAACATTACAATAACAGCAACACTAACAGATACTGATAATAAAGCAATTGCAAATCAAAACATTACATTAAATGTTGCAGGTAAAACATTCAATGTTAAAACCAATAGCAACGGTGTAGCAACACAAACATACACACCAACAACACTAGGAAAACAGACAATAACCGCAAACTATAAAGGAGATAGCAAATACATTAACAGTACAGCAACAACCACTATAACAGTCAAAAAGATAAACACTAAACTGGATCTAAAAGTATCCAATACCACACCAATAAACAACACACAAGTAACCATTACCGTGACACTAACAGATGCAGATAACAATAAACTAGCAAATCAACAAGTAACACTAAACATCAACGGAAAAACAGTAACGGCAAAAACAAACAATACTGGAATAATAACACAAACCTACACACCTACTAAAGTTGAAACACAAAACATAACCGCAACATACGCTGGAGACAGCAGATACAACAACAGCACAAAAACCATCCGAATAACCGTGAAAAACAAGATAAAAACACAAACCACAGTTAACCCAGCTACTGGAGTTATAGGAGAAAAACTCACCATCAAAGCAACAGTAACCGATACAAACGGCAACAATGTAAACGAAGGAAACCTCATATTCAAAGTAAACGGCGTAACAATAAAAGACAACGGAAAACTAACCGGTTCAAATAACCCACTTAAAGTTAAAGTAGTAAATGGAGTAGCAACAGCCACCATCATACCAGACATCAATATGACCAATGCTAAAAACATCACAGCATACTACGTTGGTACAACAATATACAACGCATCAACCAGTAGCCCGGCAAGTATAAATATATCCAAACGTAACGCTACAATAGAAGTAACTACAAACAAGAAGATAATCAAACAGGGACAAGTACTAACGATAACCGCTAAAATATATGACACCACCAACGGCAAAAAAACAAGCAACATAACACGATACCAGGACGAATACGTATACTTCAAAATAAACGGCATAACACTCAAGGACGCCAACGGAGAAATGCTTAAAGTCAAGATAATAAATGGCACGGCAACAGTAAACTACACAATACCACTAGGAATATCCTGCGTAACAGATATGCAGACACTAACACCAAAAAATCACACCATACAAGTGGGACTCTACAACAAAAACTACCAGAACATCATGACAAAAACACCAACCTTCCAAGTGGAAAGATCAAACATCACAATCAACCTAGCCAACGCTACAATAAACAACAAGACACACACATTATCCATGAAAATAACAATCAAAGACTACCTAAAAAACACAGTAGCAGGACCAAACAAACTTGTAATAAAAATAAATGGTGTAACTCTCAAAAACGGTACAAATGTACAGTACTACTACACAACCGATGGAGTGTTAAACCTTAAAAACATACCGGTACCTCAATCTAAAAACTACACCAGCATAGAAGTCATAACACAGGATAGACTGGCATACAACTCACAGAGAAACACGACAAAAGTGATAAAAATCACAAACTAA
- a CDS encoding transposase — MYSEVFDEKKRLLRERGLISFVLDDDLLFFIKFFVENYCQEICGYFEQKGTGRPRYPIENMLGLLLYAYCNKVFSPKDIESNSRTNIPYMVLMDGLTPSSRSISRYRFVLGCYYKSILSRTLQLAVDLGLTDFDHVAIDGTIIKAYNSSFNVIRKVDVNRLIKILENDNHDEEIINKLRKPAYNLLNSDMKLKEKLDFLYHLKEELKSSGQKTVALYDSEARWMLNKKGKKEISYNLQTAVDYTSKLILAIHVSNHPTDHYQLPPTLTKAIQNSPVPLNKISADTGYHNEVSSSILQKYELDGYIVNRKQTKDHKKQYNSNPFHKDNMIEIEGTNAFLCFNNELLTFKYQYVVNNKNKKKQEDPYEIKRIFNNPEACYICPYKKLCFTDSHTHRQVTEYGSEYTQQMKYKLETIEGKEEYKKRSKTVEAPFGTFKQQYHINKLPFIKTQNIENNINLYSITYNIKRIINMIELELDVNKEYQTFKKEKIKEYQL, encoded by the coding sequence ATGTATTCTGAAGTTTTTGATGAAAAGAAACGTTTGTTACGTGAGCGTGGTTTGATTAGTTTTGTTTTGGATGATGATTTGTTGTTTTTTATCAAGTTTTTTGTTGAGAATTATTGTCAGGAAATTTGTGGTTATTTTGAGCAAAAAGGAACTGGACGTCCTCGTTATCCAATTGAAAACATGCTTGGATTGCTTTTATATGCTTATTGTAATAAAGTATTTTCTCCGAAGGACATAGAGAGCAATTCACGTACTAATATTCCTTATATGGTGTTGATGGATGGGTTAACACCATCTAGTCGTAGTATTAGTCGTTATCGTTTTGTTTTAGGTTGTTATTATAAGTCTATTCTTTCTAGAACATTGCAGTTGGCTGTTGATTTGGGTTTAACAGATTTTGATCATGTAGCAATTGATGGTACAATTATTAAAGCATATAACAGTAGTTTTAATGTTATTCGTAAAGTAGATGTTAATCGTTTAATTAAAATACTAGAAAATGATAATCATGATGAAGAGATTATAAATAAGTTAAGAAAACCTGCTTATAATTTGTTAAATAGTGATATGAAGTTAAAAGAAAAACTTGACTTTTTATATCATTTGAAAGAAGAATTAAAAAGTAGTGGGCAAAAAACTGTGGCATTGTATGATAGTGAAGCTCGTTGGATGTTAAACAAAAAAGGAAAAAAAGAAATATCATACAATCTTCAAACAGCAGTAGACTACACAAGCAAACTAATATTAGCTATTCATGTTTCCAATCACCCTACTGACCATTATCAACTACCACCAACACTAACCAAAGCCATACAAAATAGTCCAGTACCATTAAATAAAATAAGTGCCGATACAGGATACCATAACGAAGTAAGCAGCAGCATACTACAAAAATACGAACTAGATGGATATATAGTTAACAGAAAACAAACCAAAGACCACAAAAAACAATACAATTCCAACCCATTCCATAAAGATAATATGATAGAAATTGAAGGAACTAATGCATTTTTATGCTTTAATAATGAACTACTAACATTCAAATACCAATACGTAGTTAATAACAAAAATAAAAAGAAACAAGAAGACCCATATGAAATAAAAAGAATATTCAACAATCCCGAAGCATGTTACATCTGCCCATACAAAAAATTATGCTTCACTGACTCACATACACACAGACAAGTAACAGAATATGGATCAGAATACACACAACAGATGAAATACAAACTCGAAACCATCGAAGGAAAAGAAGAATACAAAAAAAGATCCAAAACAGTAGAAGCACCATTCGGAACATTCAAACAACAATACCACATCAACAAACTACCATTTATCAAAACACAAAACATAGAAAACAACATAAACCTATACAGCATAACATACAATATAAAACGAATAATAAACATGATAGAACTAGAATTAGATGTAAATAAAGAATATCAAACATTTAAAAAAGAAAAAATAAAAGAATATCAATTATAA
- a CDS encoding zinc ribbon domain-containing protein, with the protein MIKCLNCGSLNEDDDKFCSECGQQLTTSGIGDFQQQNYNQRGQNDPRRIDEQEHTFNQPKVNTSQGIDQPRGQNDPRRIDEEKHTFNQPRTNRLPPINNNQQVNNQPQVNSQQQSTNQNTGKSGGSMLDKISNLSLPIKIIGVILLCCIGILIVGSLMGGISDKGSLSTSSDSGYNTTGNILSSFNKADCKEINYKELNKNPDKYYGDNIKLRGRIMQISEGNSGGNYLLMYVNDQYDQLAYVEYYNDTNFVEDDWVTVYGVCGGSYSYTTKIGGSNTVPSVYGSILE; encoded by the coding sequence ATGATTAAATGTTTAAACTGTGGATCACTGAATGAGGATGATGATAAATTTTGTTCCGAATGTGGACAACAGTTAACCACTTCCGGTATAGGTGATTTCCAGCAGCAAAATTATAATCAGCGAGGACAAAATGATCCACGACGTATCGATGAACAGGAACATACTTTCAATCAGCCAAAAGTCAATACCTCCCAGGGTATTGACCAACCACGGGGACAAAATGATCCACGACGTATTGATGAAGAAAAACATACTTTCAATCAGCCAAGAACAAACAGATTGCCGCCAATCAATAATAACCAGCAGGTAAATAATCAACCTCAGGTAAACAGTCAACAACAAAGTACTAATCAAAATACCGGTAAATCGGGCGGTTCAATGTTGGATAAAATATCAAATTTATCACTACCTATAAAGATTATAGGAGTAATCCTATTATGTTGTATTGGTATATTGATAGTTGGTAGCCTTATGGGTGGTATTTCCGATAAAGGTTCATTATCTACCAGTAGTGATTCTGGATATAACACCACCGGAAACATTTTAAGTTCATTCAACAAGGCAGACTGTAAGGAAATTAATTATAAGGAATTAAATAAGAATCCGGACAAATATTATGGAGATAATATAAAACTTCGGGGTAGAATTATGCAAATATCCGAAGGAAATAGTGGTGGTAATTACCTATTGATGTATGTAAATGACCAATATGATCAACTGGCTTATGTTGAATATTATAATGATACAAACTTCGTTGAAGACGATTGGGTAACTGTTTATGGTGTTTGTGGTGGCAGTTATTCATATACAACCAAAATAGGTGGTAGTAATACTGTTCCTTCAGTATATGGATCCATTCTTGAATAA
- a CDS encoding 50S ribosomal protein L34e, which produces MTAPRYRTGTFKKRAKRVPGGRRVVHYNKKKPSKHVCAKCGKVLDAVPRGRPYEIRKLSKNQRRPNRPYGGNLCTNCTKQLFKEEARKL; this is translated from the coding sequence ATGACTGCACCAAGATATAGAACAGGAACATTCAAAAAACGAGCTAAAAGAGTTCCTGGAGGAAGAAGAGTAGTACATTACAATAAGAAGAAACCTTCAAAACATGTATGTGCAAAATGTGGTAAAGTTTTAGATGCAGTACCACGTGGAAGACCATATGAAATTAGGAAATTATCCAAAAACCAAAGAAGACCTAACAGACCATATGGTGGAAATTTATGTACCAACTGTACTAAACAGTTATTCAAAGAAGAGGCAAGAAAATTATGA